One stretch of Flavobacteriales bacterium DNA includes these proteins:
- a CDS encoding FAD:protein FMN transferase, which yields MRNSILALAALVLFGCAGATRKQATGYTQGTTYSIIYYTNGADVQYQIDSLLLAFDRVLSTYQKSSYISKWNRNETAGLEQPQMFKEVVNRALEINAATDGALDITVSPLMKYWFERDWSTSHVDSADVDSVLAHVGMNLIRLDGSDYVKIDSNVQLDVNAIAQGYSVDVVSRYLESLGIYDYLVEIGGELRASGRKPDGEWSVGIDEPNEGSVSHEATISINLNDKAMATSGNYRKFVEIDGVKYGHSLNPRTGFPAMTDVLSATIIANDCMTADAYATACMVLGFGKAQKLVSENKELNGILIYSQGDGSVSTWKSEAD from the coding sequence ATGAGAAATTCAATACTTGCCTTGGCCGCATTGGTTCTCTTCGGTTGTGCTGGTGCCACTCGCAAACAGGCAACTGGTTATACACAGGGAACCACATATTCGATAATTTACTACACCAACGGTGCAGATGTTCAGTACCAGATCGATAGCCTGCTTTTGGCTTTCGACCGTGTGCTTTCCACGTATCAGAAAAGCAGTTACATCAGCAAGTGGAACCGAAATGAGACCGCTGGTCTGGAGCAGCCTCAGATGTTCAAAGAAGTGGTGAACCGCGCATTGGAGATCAACGCGGCAACAGATGGTGCATTGGATATCACGGTCAGTCCATTGATGAAATATTGGTTCGAGCGGGATTGGAGTACTTCGCATGTCGATTCAGCAGATGTGGATAGCGTGCTTGCGCATGTTGGAATGAACTTGATCCGTTTGGACGGTTCGGACTATGTGAAAATCGATTCCAATGTTCAGTTGGATGTGAATGCTATTGCGCAAGGCTATTCGGTCGATGTGGTCTCTCGTTATCTCGAAAGTCTGGGAATCTATGATTACTTGGTGGAAATTGGTGGAGAACTTCGAGCTTCAGGCAGGAAACCAGACGGTGAGTGGTCGGTTGGAATAGATGAGCCGAATGAAGGCAGCGTCAGTCATGAGGCTACGATATCTATTAACCTGAACGATAAGGCAATGGCAACTTCTGGCAACTACCGGAAATTTGTGGAGATCGATGGTGTGAAGTATGGTCATTCACTGAACCCAAGAACAGGATTTCCGGCAATGACAGACGTTTTGAGTGCCACCATCATTGCCAACGATTGTATGACAGCAGACGCCTATGCCACGGCCTGTATGGTTTTGGGGTTCGGGAAAGCTCAGAAACTTGTCTCAGAGAATAAAGAACTGAACGGT
- a CDS encoding glycoside hydrolase — MRSVILIGFLISGLSAANAQEVDSLSMDSVASVFEVDSMIHLAESLIGVPYKYGGCSPEGFDCSGFVGYVYSKFGVELPRSTAELANIGSEIPLDSCQKGDIILFAGRDKKKRPVGHAGIVVSESGEPLQFIHSATSNARGIIVTALDSYDYYLSRFVKVVRITD; from the coding sequence ATGCGAAGTGTAATTCTTATCGGTTTCCTGATTTCGGGTCTTTCTGCTGCAAATGCACAGGAGGTTGATTCATTGTCAATGGATTCGGTCGCGAGTGTTTTCGAGGTTGATTCCATGATCCATTTGGCCGAGTCGCTTATAGGAGTTCCATATAAATATGGTGGCTGTTCGCCCGAAGGGTTTGATTGCAGCGGATTTGTGGGCTATGTGTATTCCAAATTCGGGGTTGAGCTGCCGCGTTCCACAGCCGAATTGGCGAACATCGGTTCAGAGATTCCCTTGGACAGTTGCCAAAAAGGCGATATCATTCTCTTTGCAGGAAGGGATAAGAAAAAGCGTCCTGTTGGACATGCTGGAATTGTGGTAAGCGAATCAGGCGAGCCCCTTCAGTTCATCCATAGCGCCACCAGTAATGCACGTGGCATTATTGTCACCGCATTGGATTCTTACGACTATTATCTGTCGAGATTCGTAAAGGTTGTTCGTATAACTGATTGA
- a CDS encoding NADH:ubiquinone reductase (Na(+)-transporting) subunit F has product MVLLSTSTVIATSVIVFLLVIILLVSTLLFAKAKLAPSGPVKVLINGEKEVEVESGGSILATLGNNKIFLPSACGGGGTCAQCKCQVFEGGGEILPTETPYFSRKQIQDHWRLGCQVKIKQDMKIGIPEEIFGIKEWEATVVSNYNVATYIKEFVVEIPEEMHYEAGGYIQIKIPPCEVKFSDMDIKAHPKDHPGEPDKFESDWAEGPFAMRHLVMKNDEEVVRAYSMASYPAEGRNIMLNVRVAAPPFDRAKNTWADINPGIASSYIFNLKPGDKCTISGPYGEFFIKETEAEMLYIGGGAGMAPMRSHIYHLFKTLKTGRKVSYWYGGRSRAELFYIHYFREIEQNFPNFNFYMVLSDAKPEDNWKVKKDINDPEGDGFVGFVHNAVIDQYLKHHDAPEEIEFYFCGPPMMNQAVIKMCDDWGVPPENVSFDDFGG; this is encoded by the coding sequence ATGGTTCTTCTATCAACATCTACAGTAATTGCTACCAGCGTCATTGTGTTCCTGCTGGTCATTATTCTACTGGTCTCTACACTGCTTTTCGCAAAGGCCAAATTGGCACCCTCAGGTCCTGTAAAGGTGCTTATCAATGGCGAGAAGGAAGTAGAGGTCGAGTCAGGGGGCAGTATTCTCGCCACCTTGGGAAACAATAAGATCTTTTTGCCATCAGCCTGTGGCGGTGGTGGTACCTGCGCACAATGTAAGTGCCAAGTATTCGAAGGTGGAGGAGAGATCCTTCCTACCGAAACGCCTTATTTCTCGCGTAAGCAGATACAAGACCATTGGAGATTGGGTTGCCAAGTAAAGATCAAGCAGGATATGAAGATCGGCATCCCAGAAGAGATCTTCGGTATCAAGGAGTGGGAGGCAACGGTAGTTTCCAACTACAATGTGGCGACCTATATCAAGGAATTCGTGGTGGAAATCCCAGAAGAGATGCACTACGAAGCGGGAGGTTACATTCAGATCAAGATTCCACCATGCGAGGTGAAGTTCTCTGATATGGACATCAAGGCGCATCCAAAAGATCACCCAGGAGAGCCTGATAAATTTGAGTCTGATTGGGCTGAAGGTCCGTTTGCCATGCGTCATCTGGTGATGAAGAATGACGAAGAAGTGGTACGTGCCTATTCGATGGCATCTTACCCAGCGGAAGGAAGAAACATCATGCTGAACGTGCGTGTTGCGGCTCCACCTTTTGACAGAGCCAAGAACACGTGGGCTGACATCAACCCAGGTATCGCTTCGTCTTACATTTTCAACTTGAAGCCTGGTGATAAGTGTACCATTTCAGGACCTTATGGTGAATTCTTCATCAAGGAGACAGAAGCGGAAATGCTTTATATCGGTGGTGGAGCAGGTATGGCGCCAATGCGTTCGCACATTTATCACCTCTTTAAAACCCTGAAGACAGGAAGAAAAGTTTCTTATTGGTACGGTGGTCGTTCACGGGCTGAACTGTTCTATATCCACTATTTCCGTGAGATCGAGCAGAACTTCCCGAACTTCAATTTCTACATGGTGCTTTCGGATGCCAAACCTGAGGATAACTGGAAGGTGAAGAAAGACATCAATGATCCGGAAGGTGATGGCTTCGTTGGGTTCGTTCACAATGCAGTGATCGATCAGTATCTGAAACATCACGATGCACCAGAGGAGATCGAGTTCTACTTCTGTGGACCACCGATGATGAACCAAGCGGTCATCAAGATGTGCGATGACTGGGGAGTTCCACCAGAGAACGTATCGTTCGATGACTTCGGTGGATAA
- the nqrE gene encoding NADH:ubiquinone reductase (Na(+)-transporting) subunit E, translating into MEYINIIVKAIFIENMIFAYFLGMCSYLAVSKTVKTGVGLGAAVIFVLGITVPVNYLMENYMLKEGALAWLSPSLATMDLSFLSFIMFIAIIAAMVQLVEMAVEKFAPALYSSLGIFLPLIAVNCSILGGALFMQERQYANIGEATAFGVGSGIGWFMAIVAIAAIREKIRYSSVPGPLRGLGITFILTGLMGIAFMSFMGIKL; encoded by the coding sequence ATGGAATACATCAATATAATCGTAAAGGCCATCTTCATTGAGAACATGATCTTTGCCTACTTCTTGGGCATGTGTTCGTACTTGGCCGTAAGTAAAACGGTGAAGACAGGTGTCGGTCTCGGTGCTGCGGTGATCTTCGTACTCGGCATCACGGTTCCGGTGAACTACCTGATGGAGAACTACATGTTGAAGGAAGGCGCTTTGGCATGGTTGAGTCCAAGTTTGGCCACCATGGATCTGAGCTTCCTCAGCTTCATCATGTTCATCGCCATCATTGCCGCCATGGTGCAGTTGGTGGAAATGGCCGTTGAGAAATTCGCGCCAGCGTTGTATTCATCACTCGGTATTTTCCTTCCGCTTATTGCGGTAAACTGCTCCATTCTTGGAGGTGCGCTTTTCATGCAAGAACGTCAATATGCCAACATCGGTGAAGCCACGGCTTTCGGTGTGGGTTCAGGTATTGGTTGGTTCATGGCCATTGTGGCCATCGCTGCTATTCGCGAAAAAATCCGTTACTCAAGTGTTCCTGGTCCACTCCGTGGTTTGGGTATCACCTTCATCCTTACGGGATTGATGGGCATTGCCTTCATGAGTTTTATGGGTATCAAACTTTAA
- a CDS encoding NADH:ubiquinone reductase (Na(+)-transporting) subunit D: protein MSEVAVEEKVKQPSEPLFSKKNKALISNPLDDDNPITVQVLGICSALAITVQVKQAFVMALSVTFVTAMGNVIVSLMRNYIPNRIRIIVQLVIVAALVILVDQVLKAFVYDISKALSVFVGLIITNCIIMGRLEAFALGNKPWPAFLDGIGNGLGYGLILIIVSVFRELLGSGKLWGYPIFGHKVGALLSDGSLATEASGLYALGYVDNGLMILPPMALITVGVIIWVQRSRNTKLIEA from the coding sequence ATGAGCGAAGTAGCAGTTGAAGAAAAAGTAAAGCAGCCGAGCGAGCCATTGTTCTCTAAGAAGAACAAGGCGCTTATCAGTAATCCGTTGGATGATGATAACCCGATCACGGTACAGGTACTCGGTATCTGTTCGGCCTTGGCCATTACCGTGCAGGTGAAACAGGCGTTTGTAATGGCGCTGTCGGTAACGTTTGTGACGGCCATGGGTAACGTTATCGTTTCGCTGATGCGGAATTACATTCCGAACCGTATCCGAATCATTGTTCAGTTGGTGATCGTTGCGGCTTTGGTAATTCTTGTGGATCAGGTGTTGAAGGCGTTTGTTTACGACATCAGCAAGGCGCTTTCCGTATTCGTTGGTCTTATCATCACCAACTGTATCATCATGGGGCGTTTGGAGGCATTTGCGCTTGGGAACAAGCCTTGGCCAGCGTTCTTGGACGGTATCGGAAACGGCCTTGGTTACGGACTTATCCTCATTATCGTATCTGTTTTCCGTGAGCTCCTTGGCTCTGGAAAGTTGTGGGGCTACCCCATTTTCGGTCACAAAGTGGGAGCATTGCTTTCGGATGGCTCATTGGCAACCGAAGCATCGGGACTTTACGCATTGGGTTATGTGGACAACGGTCTGATGATCCTGCCACCGATGGCGTTGATCACGGTCGGTGTGATCATCTGGGTTCAGCGTTCACGAAACACGAAATTGATCGAGGCTTAA
- the nqrC gene encoding NADH:ubiquinone reductase (Na(+)-transporting) subunit C, whose product MAVDVNSNKYTFLFATVMVVIVATLLALASESLKPMQTANVNNEKRQNILKGVGIEVPANEAETAYDEYVKEALVIGADGKVKQTELNAFDIDVLKDYKSGLSNIYTKLDVQEFSNIDEIRSELAAFNGGKGVNFPLYVIDKDGEKLYVVPLVGTGLWGPIWGYLAIAADGKTVVGAVFDHKSETPGLGAEIAQPAFQIPFKGKTIFDEKGDFTGIKAVKGGAKGSPHGVDAISGGTITSNGVTEMIMRTLKLYEPYFLGLQASDASASGSMGVGENSGLGEEISPDSAAVAFMDSLDVEKVDTTVVVD is encoded by the coding sequence ATGGCGGTTGATGTAAACAGTAATAAGTACACATTCCTCTTCGCCACGGTGATGGTGGTTATCGTTGCCACGCTTTTGGCATTGGCATCCGAAAGCCTGAAGCCGATGCAAACTGCGAATGTGAACAATGAGAAGCGTCAGAACATCCTCAAGGGAGTAGGCATTGAAGTTCCTGCAAATGAAGCAGAGACAGCCTATGATGAGTATGTGAAAGAGGCATTGGTGATCGGTGCAGATGGCAAGGTGAAGCAAACCGAACTGAACGCTTTTGATATTGATGTGTTGAAAGATTATAAATCGGGTCTTTCGAACATCTATACCAAATTGGACGTGCAGGAGTTCAGCAATATCGATGAGATCCGTAGCGAATTGGCTGCATTTAACGGTGGCAAGGGCGTCAACTTTCCATTGTACGTTATCGATAAGGATGGAGAGAAACTTTACGTTGTCCCGTTGGTAGGAACAGGACTTTGGGGACCTATCTGGGGGTACTTGGCCATTGCCGCTGACGGCAAGACGGTTGTCGGTGCCGTATTCGATCACAAGTCGGAAACACCTGGTTTGGGAGCGGAGATCGCACAGCCTGCCTTCCAGATTCCATTTAAAGGCAAGACCATTTTTGATGAGAAGGGAGATTTTACCGGAATCAAAGCTGTGAAAGGTGGAGCGAAAGGAAGTCCTCACGGAGTTGATGCCATCTCTGGTGGAACCATTACAAGTAATGGCGTAACCGAAATGATCATGCGTACGCTTAAGTTGTACGAACCTTATTTTCTGGGGCTGCAGGCGAGTGATGCTTCTGCGAGTGGAAGTATGGGAGTTGGAGAAAATTCAGGATTGGGAGAGGAGATTTCGCCAGATTCTGCGGCCGTGGCATTCATGGATTCCTTGGATGTGGAAAAAGTAGATACAACCGTAGTTGTTGATTAA
- a CDS encoding NADH:ubiquinone reductase (Na(+)-transporting) subunit B translates to MKFLHTAFQNMKAPFEKGGKFEKYNKVLTAIDALETFAFTPEEVTHSGSHIRDGIDLKRTMSVVITAMLPCLLFGMYNAGYQHYRELGELATASFMDMFSIGLVKVLPLVVVSYAVGLGIEFGFAMYKGHSVEEGYLVTGMLIPLIVPVDIPLWMLAVAVAFAVVFGKEVFGGTGMNVLNVALTARAFLFFAYPTFMSGDKVWIHGAMENDAISGATLLGDLAAMKGGLEHLRFTVQDMFLGFIPGSVGETSTLAVLIGAAILLFTGIASWRIMLSAVVGASAMGLIFNAFGANGLMQFPWYEHLLVGGFAFGVVFMATDPVTAAQTNTGKLIYGFLIGFMAIMIRVFNPAYPEGIMLAILFMNVMAPLIDHYVVEANIKRRLKRLNVKAA, encoded by the coding sequence ATGAAGTTTTTGCATACAGCCTTCCAGAACATGAAAGCCCCGTTTGAGAAAGGGGGCAAGTTCGAGAAGTACAATAAGGTTCTTACCGCCATTGATGCGTTGGAGACCTTTGCGTTCACACCGGAAGAGGTGACGCATTCAGGTTCGCACATCCGCGATGGCATTGACCTGAAAAGAACCATGAGCGTGGTGATCACGGCCATGTTGCCATGTCTGCTTTTCGGTATGTACAACGCTGGTTATCAGCATTACCGCGAGTTGGGCGAATTGGCCACGGCCTCCTTCATGGACATGTTCAGCATTGGACTTGTAAAGGTGCTTCCGTTGGTGGTGGTGTCTTACGCGGTCGGTCTGGGCATCGAGTTCGGTTTTGCGATGTACAAAGGACACTCCGTAGAAGAAGGATACTTGGTGACAGGGATGCTTATTCCGTTGATCGTTCCGGTTGATATTCCTCTTTGGATGTTGGCCGTAGCGGTGGCATTTGCGGTTGTTTTCGGAAAAGAGGTGTTCGGTGGTACGGGAATGAACGTTCTGAACGTGGCACTTACGGCAAGAGCGTTCCTGTTCTTCGCCTATCCAACATTCATGTCGGGAGACAAGGTTTGGATTCACGGAGCCATGGAGAACGATGCGATTTCGGGAGCAACGCTGCTGGGTGATCTTGCCGCCATGAAAGGCGGTCTGGAGCATCTGCGTTTCACGGTTCAGGACATGTTCCTTGGATTCATTCCAGGTTCGGTAGGAGAGACCTCGACCTTGGCGGTTCTCATTGGAGCGGCCATCCTTCTTTTCACAGGAATTGCAAGCTGGAGAATCATGCTTTCGGCTGTTGTTGGTGCTTCGGCAATGGGATTGATCTTCAACGCGTTCGGAGCCAATGGCCTGATGCAGTTCCCATGGTATGAGCATCTGCTGGTAGGTGGTTTCGCCTTCGGAGTTGTGTTCATGGCAACAGATCCTGTAACGGCCGCACAGACCAACACGGGAAAACTGATCTACGGATTTTTGATCGGATTCATGGCCATTATGATCCGCGTGTTCAACCCGGCCTATCCGGAAGGAATCATGTTGGCCATTCTGTTCATGAACGTGATGGCACCGCTTATCGATCACTACGTGGTGGAGGCGAACATTAAGAGAAGATTGAAAAGACTAAACGTTAAAGCTGCGTAA
- a CDS encoding Na(+)-translocating NADH-quinone reductase subunit A produces the protein MSKDIRIKKGLNIPLKGEADKVIGNSERSDTFMVKPIDFKNFTPKLLVKEGAEVLAGTPLFYSKDYPEVKVSSPVSGEVVEVVRGAKRKILGIKILGDKETRYAALGTADAATMSREDVKTKLLESGLWAFIRRRPYATVARPSDNPKAIFITGFDSAPLAADVDFVLNGKEKEFQAGLEVLKQLTDGTVHLNLHRTLSTSNVVKSAKGVQVNWFSGPHPSGNVGVQIHHLDPLNKGEVVFTVTAQDVALIGNAFLTGKYDATRVVAVAGSSVSNPKYSRTLQGSSVASIAKDVNGGNNRYISGNVLTGTNVSADGYLGFYDKEVTVIPEGDHAKFFITEGWASPGFGKFSMSHSYFSWLMSGKKYALDTNTNGEKRALVVTGEYESVFPMDIYPQHLLKAIMISDIELMENLGIYEVDDEDFALCEYVCTSKTPAQQIVRDGLKLIEQECG, from the coding sequence ATGTCAAAAGACATCAGGATCAAAAAGGGCCTGAACATCCCGCTAAAGGGTGAGGCCGACAAAGTGATCGGCAACTCAGAGAGGTCCGACACATTCATGGTCAAACCGATCGATTTCAAGAATTTCACCCCAAAACTGCTGGTAAAGGAAGGCGCAGAGGTACTTGCCGGAACACCGTTGTTCTACAGCAAGGATTATCCTGAGGTAAAGGTTTCCTCTCCGGTAAGTGGCGAAGTGGTGGAAGTTGTGCGAGGTGCCAAGCGTAAGATTTTGGGTATTAAGATCCTTGGTGACAAGGAGACACGCTACGCAGCGCTTGGTACAGCCGATGCTGCCACCATGAGCCGTGAGGATGTGAAGACGAAATTGTTGGAAAGTGGTCTGTGGGCGTTCATCAGAAGACGTCCGTATGCGACCGTTGCCCGCCCAAGTGACAACCCGAAAGCCATTTTCATTACAGGTTTCGACAGCGCGCCTTTGGCTGCTGATGTTGATTTTGTACTGAACGGAAAGGAGAAGGAGTTTCAAGCAGGTTTGGAAGTGTTGAAGCAACTGACAGACGGTACGGTTCATTTGAATCTGCACCGCACGTTGAGCACTTCGAACGTGGTGAAAAGCGCGAAAGGTGTTCAGGTAAACTGGTTCAGCGGTCCGCACCCATCTGGTAATGTGGGTGTGCAGATCCATCACCTCGACCCATTGAACAAAGGTGAAGTGGTGTTTACGGTAACGGCACAGGATGTGGCGTTGATCGGAAACGCATTCCTAACAGGTAAATATGATGCTACGCGCGTGGTGGCGGTGGCAGGTTCTTCGGTTTCCAATCCGAAGTATTCGCGCACCCTTCAAGGTAGCAGTGTTGCTTCCATTGCCAAGGATGTGAACGGTGGCAACAACCGTTACATCAGCGGAAATGTGCTTACAGGTACGAATGTGAGCGCTGACGGCTACCTCGGCTTCTACGATAAGGAAGTGACGGTGATCCCAGAAGGCGACCACGCCAAGTTCTTCATTACGGAAGGGTGGGCAAGCCCCGGTTTTGGCAAATTCTCCATGTCGCACAGCTATTTCTCTTGGCTGATGTCAGGCAAGAAGTATGCGTTGGACACCAATACCAATGGTGAGAAGCGCGCGCTGGTAGTCACAGGCGAGTACGAGAGTGTATTCCCAATGGACATCTACCCGCAGCACCTGCTGAAGGCGATCATGATCAGCGATATTGAATTGATGGAAAACCTCGGTATTTACGAGGTGGATGATGAGGACTTTGCGCTTTGCGAATATGTGTGCACGTCAAAGACGCCAGCACAGCAGATCGTTCGCGATGGATTGAAGCTCATTGAACAAGAATGTGGATAA
- a CDS encoding DUF5103 domain-containing protein — MRNAFTFFLFTVSLFPLLTLAQDDEYFNDSYLRYEDRTYLPNIKTVQIGVKNVDLSMPVIALGGGEILEVSFDDLNGAYQDYTYTVVHCDRNWVPTDIPQSEYINGFLERNIMQYNFSMNTVQRYIHYSFSFPDSNFNLKVSGNYVLIVYRDFNREKPIFTRRFRVYEDLVQINAQVRLPMIINQRLTHHQIDVEINHADYEIRNPMRDIALHIQQNYRWDNIKTDLKPIFIKEGLLTYDNMGGVSFEGSNEFRWVDTRSLRYQQSNVSGIWYDPDSMKNHVFLIPDKVFSKERYITEPDINGAFYIDVREGFDPTTDADYAQVHFQLKYPEPVLDGGLYLFGGLTEWQIKPEYRLEYSYRDGVYETSAYLKQGYYNYQYIYLKDGETEGSTELTEASFYNARQLYTFYLYHKQMGSRYDRLIGHTIIASP; from the coding sequence ATGCGCAACGCCTTTACCTTTTTCCTTTTCACCGTTTCCCTTTTTCCCCTTCTGACGCTTGCGCAGGATGATGAATACTTCAACGACAGCTATCTGCGCTATGAGGACCGCACCTACCTGCCCAACATCAAAACCGTGCAGATCGGGGTTAAGAATGTGGATCTGAGCATGCCTGTCATTGCCTTGGGCGGGGGCGAGATACTCGAAGTTTCCTTCGATGACCTCAATGGTGCCTATCAGGATTACACCTACACCGTGGTGCATTGCGACCGCAACTGGGTGCCTACCGATATTCCGCAGAGCGAGTACATCAACGGCTTTTTGGAGCGCAATATCATGCAGTACAACTTCTCCATGAATACCGTGCAGCGGTACATCCATTACAGCTTTTCCTTTCCAGATAGCAACTTCAACCTCAAGGTCTCCGGCAATTACGTCCTTATCGTCTATCGCGACTTCAACCGCGAGAAACCCATCTTCACCCGCAGGTTCCGTGTGTATGAGGATCTGGTACAGATCAACGCGCAGGTGCGTCTGCCTATGATCATCAACCAACGGCTCACCCATCATCAGATAGATGTGGAGATCAATCATGCCGATTACGAGATCCGAAACCCCATGCGCGACATTGCGCTGCACATTCAACAGAATTACCGCTGGGACAACATCAAGACCGACCTCAAACCCATCTTCATCAAAGAAGGACTGCTTACGTATGATAATATGGGAGGTGTTTCCTTCGAAGGCAGCAACGAGTTCCGTTGGGTGGACACGCGGAGCCTTCGTTACCAGCAGTCCAATGTCAGCGGCATCTGGTACGACCCCGACTCCATGAAGAACCACGTCTTCCTTATCCCCGACAAGGTTTTCAGCAAAGAGCGTTACATCACCGAACCCGACATCAACGGGGCCTTTTACATTGATGTCCGCGAAGGTTTCGACCCAACTACCGATGCAGATTATGCTCAGGTCCACTTCCAGCTCAAATACCCCGAGCCCGTGCTTGATGGCGGTCTCTACCTCTTCGGTGGCCTTACCGAGTGGCAGATAAAACCCGAATACCGGCTCGAATACAGCTATCGCGATGGTGTGTACGAAACCTCGGCCTATCTCAAGCAGGGGTATTACAATTACCAGTACATCTACCTAAAGGATGGCGAGACCGAAGGCTCCACCGAACTCACCGAAGCCTCCTTCTACAACGCCCGCCAGCTCTACACCTTCTACCTCTACCATAAGCAGATGGGCTCGCGCTACGACCGTCTTATCGGACACACCATTATCGCCTCGCCTTAG
- the apaG gene encoding Co2+/Mg2+ efflux protein ApaG, with protein sequence MTKVSNGIKVTTRVRFKEEYSEPDKNYFVFFYRITVENQNVFEVQLLRRHWDIFDSNGIKTVVEGEGVVGEKPVLAPGETYSYESACNLESGIGRMGGFYQMMRTENGVLFQTDIPEFVLEVPYMLN encoded by the coding sequence ATGACCAAGGTTTCAAACGGCATAAAGGTGACCACAAGGGTTCGGTTCAAGGAGGAATACTCGGAACCGGACAAGAACTACTTTGTGTTCTTCTACCGCATCACGGTCGAAAACCAGAACGTCTTTGAAGTACAGCTTCTCCGCAGACATTGGGACATCTTCGACAGCAACGGCATCAAGACCGTTGTAGAGGGTGAAGGTGTGGTGGGTGAGAAACCCGTGCTTGCCCCTGGCGAAACATACTCTTACGAAAGCGCCTGCAATCTCGAATCGGGCATTGGCCGAATGGGCGGCTTCTATCAAATGATGCGTACGGAGAACGGGGTTCTCTTTCAGACAGACATTCCCGAATTCGTGCTGGAAGTGCCGTACATGCTCAACTGA